The genome window TACTGCCACGAAGTTAACAAGTTTGacgacacatgccgatgataGAAAACCAGATTCTGATCCATTACTGGAGGAGTTGCTGTCCAAGGGTCAGGACCAAGATCTTGCTTGGGAGTTGGGGttatggtgaaggggaaggagagtCTGGTCACCGTGTCTGATTGGAGACTTTGCCACAGATCTTCTAGTGCAAGTGCTCCCACGGTGTTgatgttcaaagatcaaagtactaTACAtgctaccatatactaccttgagacaTTCACTTTCAGGCAtcataaacaaagactggcaaTAACCTATGTGCAAAgggagacaaactgtgcaaattctgtaaataatagagaaaaaataatactgagaatatgagggGTCCTTGATAGTGAGTAAAGTCTGTAGGTCAAAGAATCAGTTCAAagctgtggtgagtgaagttatccatgccagttcaggagcctgatggttgtaggttaataactgttgctgaactaaGTGGTGTGGGAATTTGGGCTTTTTTCCCTAATGCCTGAAGATAGTAGCAAGAAGAGCATTGTCTGGATGGTGGGATTCATTGAGGCAGCattccatgtaaatgtactcagtggtggggaaggctttgcccATGCCCAACCACCACTTTCTCTAGTGTTTTCCTGTTCCTGGGCCATGATGCAgctagttaggatactttccatctTTAGGAGTTTGACACAGTGTTAGGTGATATGTTGAATCTTTATTAACTTCAAAGAAGGTAGAAGTGTTGTTGTTCGCGATGGCATTtatatgctggtcccaggacattTCCTCTGAcgtgataacaccaaggaatttaaagctactgacactCTCTACCTTAATGTCgcagttttgctgacattgagcgagaggttgttgttgtggcattcAATCAGATCTCCGATCTCCCTCCTAtaggctgattcatcaccacctttaatttgGCTGAcaacagcaaacttaaatacagcaTTGGAGTCACAGAGTATAAAATGAGTAAAACGGGACTAAGCAGACAGCATCGTGGTGCACTCGTGTTAATGATGATTGTGGAGGTGTCGTTGCCAATGCATGCTTACTGGGGTCAGCTagtgagaaaatcaaggatccagttgcacagagtAGTATCAGGGCCCAGGTCATGGAGCTTGCTGTGATTCAAGGGGATGATAACATTGAttgctgagctgcagtcaatgaagagcattccACATGTTCCAGCGCTGAgtgaaatgacatccactgctgacctgttgtgatggtaggtaaATTGATGCAGATGACTTCTCAGGCAGGATTGAAATGTTTCATGACCAacttttcaaagcacttcatcacagtagatgtaagtgctactggatattGAGAAAGGTAGCCACGTTGTTCTTGGCTGccgaagtgagaggttgaagaagtCCATAAACATTACCgtcagttgattagcacaggtatTCAGTACTTGGCAGGTATGCCATGTGGCTCAGATGCTTTCCCTGGATTCACTCTCCTGAAATATACTCTCATGGTAGCAtcagagactgagatcacagggtTGTCAGGGACTGGTGGTTTGTGAAAGTTCCACCATGTCACCTTGGTGAAAAGGAGTATTAAAGACAGAGCTTATCTGAAAGAAAAACCTCATTGTCATTTATATTGCaacaagaaaatctgtagatgctagaaatctgagcaacacacacaaaatgctgaaggaacttagtagttgggcagcgcctatggaaaaaagtacagctgatgtttcaggctgaaatgcTTCGGCagtactggagaaaaaaagctgagctGTAGATTTGAAAGCTGgggcgggggagagagagaaatgccaggcgatcggtgaaactgggagggggagggatgaagcaaagagctgggaagttgattggtgaaagagacagaaggccgtggaagaaagataAAAGGACCaaaggaaggtgatgggtgggcaaggagataacatgagagaggggcaAGGaggtgggaaatggtgaagggcagggggtattactggaagtttgagaaatcaatgttggtgccattaggttggaggctccccaaatggaatataaggtggtgttcctccaatctAAATGTGACCTTTTCATgtcagtagaggaagccatggttGGACTTATTGGAATGGGAGGGGGAAATGGAATAAAATGGGTAAGCTGTGGGAGATCCTGattgttctggtggacagagcatagatgctcggtgaagcagtctcaccaatataccagggatagggttcctctcgtcctcacctaccaccccaccagcctccatatccagcacataattttcaaaacttctgccacctccataTGGAaaccaccaccaaacacatcttttctcaccccccccaccattttgCTTTCTTCAGGAATCGcttcctacgtgactcccttgtccatttgtccctccccactgatctccctcttggcacttagccttgcaagcggaacaagtgctacacttgcccctatacctcctccctcactatcattcagggccccaaacagtccttccaggtgaggcaatggtgttggggtcatttactgtgttcagtgctcccggtgAAGCCTCCTGTATAtaggtgagacccgatgtagatcatctatgctccgtccgccagaagaagcaggatctcccagtgaccacccattttaatttcacttctcattcctattccaatatgtccatccatggcctcctccacagtCATGATAAGGCCATGCTTACGTTGGAGGAACgtcaccttatattccgtttgggtagcctccaacccgatggcacaaacatcaatttctcaaacttccagcaatgCCTaggccccccttcaccatttcccatccctttttccctctttTATTTTACCTCCTTGCCCAcccaccatctccctctggtgtttaacccccccccccccccttttttcttccatggccttctgtctctttcaccaatcaacttcccagctctttgattcatccctccccctccaagtttcacctacgactggtgtttctctctcccctccccacctttcaaatctactcaacttttttccttcagtcctgccaaagggtttcggcccaaaacatcgaattTGCTTTTATCCattgatgccgcctggcctgctgaattcctccagtattttgtgtttgttgctgtcATTTAATGTTGTTTGGTTTTGCTTTGCAGGTTTTTAAACCCTGCCACAGTTACTGAGATTTcaggtttagtctggaattgctactgatgtggagggagttccaggattttaaCCCTGAGAGTCATTGAATTGTACAGCACCTTTGGCGCAGCGTCAGTGCTGATTAAGATGTCTGCCTGAGCTATTTCCATTTGCCCTCCATTATGTATCCTATCCCTGTACCCACCCGGGAAAAGACTAAATTAATTACATCAATATCAGGACCATAAAAGCTTCATATTTTGACTCCAAATTCTTTTCACTATGTACAAGGCAAAAATCAAGAGCCTGAAAGAATATCCCCCCCGTCTGGATGAAACACCCTGCTTGACTGAATCTCTGCCATCTCAGTAAGACTTAATTCCCTCCAGCATAGCGTCGCATTGGCTGCAGGGTATACCTTGTGCAAAATGCACTACAGTTACTTGGCAAAGCTTCCCTGACAGCAACTCCCAGACCATGATCTTCATCACCAAGAAGCAAAAGGACACCAGGGGACACCACCACCTACAAGTTTCCCCTCCTACACACACCCTGCCAACTAGGATAACTTTTCCCAGTCTTTCATTATCAATTGTTCTTCCCCAACAAAACTGTTGGTGTATCTTTATCAGAAGGACTGCACTGGTTCAATCAATCACCACCTTATAAAAGGATGGTAAATGCTGCCTTTATCCTATAAATGAACTTGGGTGGGGGAAAAACAGTTTAGCTCCTTTATCAATGTTCTTCCTTTCATTGCATCATTAGAAGTGACAATCATTAATGAGCCATTGTTCATTTCCATTTTCAGCGTAGAAGATGAAATGGTTAATTCCCTTGCACAGTGAGAACCAGTCGATCTCTTACATTAATGAGCAATTGTTCGTTCTCATTATCAGTGTAgaatagtggtcgccaacccgtcgatcttggagactttcccagtagatcccccccccccccaaaaaagaaaaataaatacacaaatactgttgagagattgtttctaggttgcggggttttagttccgttctttctgcccattgtgcatgcatgtagctccccctcacctcccgcGGCACTACAGtgacttcagtggtccccaaccactgggctggaggaaacgatacgagtcagctgcacctttcctcattccctgtcacgcccactgttgaacttgaatacatgcgaggtcattacccaagcgcgccagggatcactggttggcctcgggtaactggctggcgggaagtgccgatgctaccggCCTGGAGTGCGGACAGACGGGTGCTGCCTCTGAAGCTGTTTAGCACtccgaatgttcatggggaacccggtgttaaaatattcgcagacctcattcaggctcagggtttcataagcagCAGAGCAGCTATCTTGCTGTGaactactgaaacaaacttttgtcggccgatagatcctacaaggggggcgggtACACGTCCTAATGCACTCCTCGCTCAGTCAGTCGCTgtctctggactgcgaccgccgcacctggccaaggcggcaGGCAAGcgggtgggaggctggagtttgggCCCGGAGCTTGTctgatgaggcaatgaagccctcaaaactgcttcggtaccttgagtccaagcaccccgcattgaaagacaaacctgttgagtttttttcCGGCAGAAAAAAACATAAGCAAACGGGACAGCAGCTGAGAGCCACGTcaactaaattgcagaattgaCTGGACGTAAGGAACCCCCTTCAAGTATCACTGTATTCCCGTCGCGTTTAacacccacaccaccaccccccgttggccagtccgcaagaatattgtcaatattaaaccagtctgcAGTGCTAAAAAAAAGGGTGGTGctccctggtgtttatacattatttctacttccgggatGCGGAGTTTTACTTCGGGTCTTTTCTGcctggtgcgcatgcgtgtaactaatagATTTGGAGTTGGATCTTGCcttcactaaggctgaggtaggggatcttgggcataaaaaggttggtgaccactagtgtaGAAGATGAAATGGTTCATTCCCTTACACAGTGAGAACCAGTCAATGATCTGATTAATTGACTGATTAGTAGTAAATAAGCTGTGCATCTCAGTAATCCAGGTAATATCCATGTCCCTCAGTGGAGGCAAACCTTTATCTCACGGACAGTTAGAAGGGGCAACAAATGTTTTCCTGCCAGTGAGGCATGGCGAATTAAGGAGTAAAAATAATTTTGAGGGTTGATGGCTGTCTCAAGGAATTAGGTAGCTTGTGTTGTAAGTATTAGCTCTGCCAATCAGAAGCAAATACTCAGCTGTAATCCTAACACACAAACTGCAAGGTGACTGCAGGGAGGCTGAAGTAACTACTGGGATAGAGATAGCTTAGATGTCCCAGTTAAGGTGCTGTAAGGATGCACAGGAATGGAATGAAATAGTTTATGGTTCAACTTTGGTTTTATGAATGTATAATTTAAAATGTACATTAACGAAGTGTTCTGTGACTTTACCATAATTGTCCTTGTGAATAATCAAGCTGTATTACAATAATTTTTAGCCAGCAGGCCCTGGCTCTGGAATTAAAGATAAGTTGGAGTACCCAGTGGTGCAGGTGAGTTGGACCGATGCCACAGTGTATTGCCAGTGGAAGGGGATGCGATTGCCCACAGAAGAAGAGTGGGAGTTTGCTGCTCGGGGAGGTCTGGAAGGTAGGAACTCACAGCGCTGACGCTAGTTTTAATTTTCAACAGCATGTTTGATTTCATCAGAAACTTTGTTAAGCAGTTGACAGTGCAAtcaaaaataaatctgaaataaacaggagctgctggaaaactcagcagTTCCCGCAGCATATTTTgggttttaaaaaaaaccctaaaTTTTCAAATCAAAGGCCTTCCATTGGAACCAGGTTTTAAGTTGCTGACAAAGGAAGTGGGTGGTAGGACAAGAGGGATGGTTTATGATGGAGTTGACGAGTGTAGAAATGAAATGAAGGCTTTGTGAAAGTGAGTGCCCACTAGGTTAAAGAATGAGAAAAGACATGGAGGAGGTgtgaaaggaaagaaataaatatatgaaataaaaacagaacaggctaaagaattcagcagggcaggcagcatttgtacagagagagagaactgatgtttcaggttgatgaaagatagaaacatagaaaacctacagcccaatacaggccctttggcccacaaagttgtaccgaacatgtctctaccttagaaattactaggcttacctatagccctctcttttactttagAACTTTAGATCTTTAGAACAATGAATGGATATTTACTACCAATGGCAGGAGTTTGCTTTAAATGAATGTGTGAAATTGCCAGCAGAAAATAATCTTTTAAAACAGTATAAATGTTGGAAGGGTGAGGCACAAAGCTGGAATGGTGATTGTAAGAAATTGCCCAATTTGTAGAGTCCAGCAGCTTGTGATATGGTGGGTTAAAAGATGTGGTGTTGGTCTTGACCTCTGCTGGAATTGGCTTAAGGTTGAGAGGTCAGTGGAGTGAAGAATTAAAGTGGCTGCCATCTGAAACACAGTCACGTCTACAGCCTTTCTCCAGGGCTGTTGCAGTCTGATGTGGGCTTTCCTGATATAGAGGAGATTGGACTGTGTACACAAGTTTACTAATGTTGAAATGATTCTCCTCAATTGAGAATACATGTAATGGTGTTAATATTTCCCACCTGGCAATCATGGAGTTGTACAGCATGGAAAGCTTCATTTATCCCAGAGCTGCCTATTTGAAAGCTTTTTTTCTTATTACAATAAGAAAgaatttggcccaccaagtcagTGGCAAGTCTTTCCTCTTTATTTTTCCTACAGTCCTGCAACCTATTCGCTCTCATATTGCCATCAAATTCCCTTTGATTCATTTTCCATTTACCTGCATAAGGACCAGTTTATAGTGATAGTTAACTACCAGTTCATGggttgtgtgaggaaactggaacagctggaggaaacccaaatggTCCCAGGGAGAATATGTAAATCTGCAGCACTCCCATCAGGAACGCATTGTTCTGCACAATCTCTCATGCTGTCCAACCCAGACCACAGTCACTCAGCCCATTCGCTTAAATCTATGTCACTGATTGATGACCCGtgcccactcccctccccttccctgtccccctctcccccaattCTTGCCTCAACCTACCTCTTTCTGTCCCTTTCAAAATCCTGTCCTCCACCCTCTTCTCCCCTATTTAACCTGCAACCTTGTTGTTTGGAACAGCTGGAGTTTGATGTGGGCACTTGGCTGATTCAGTGTGAGCAGCTGTATTGCTATTCCTTTGCAGTTCTCAGCGGCACTCTGGTCACCATATTCAGGAAAATGGTCCACTTGCATTGTTGCAGGATACCCATTGcgatcctccagcatttaatgCCTGCAGTGTAGTTTAACACTTCAGTAGAAGCTTGTGAATTTCTAGGCCATACACTTTGCTCTGTAATTGAAAAATTATATTTCTTTCATCTTTGTTTTCAGGTAAAATATATCCATGGGGAAACAAGTTTCAGCCTAATCGCACAAATCTTTGGCAGGTATTATTTTGAGTGATATTGGCTGTAATTGGAACCTGAGAAAATTCTGTGTGTTACCCATAGAGAATTGAGCATTAAAGGTCATTATGGATAGTTCCTGGTGCAGGGAGTGTGATGTCTACCTCACCCCTGGAGCTGATGACTCAAGCTGGCATACAACAACTTGCGTCTCTTGCCCAGGTTGCAATTCTCATAAGCTTGTTCAGATAATGAACAATGTCAGACTGTTTGACCATTGGACATACAGCAAATCATAGACTGGGAGTCAGTAGCAGACAACTGTAGTGTGCTGTCAATCCCATTTGCAATCCTAGTTCTCATGCttctcattcttcaaaattcctgaATATACTTAGACTCTTTCTGTTTGCTCCTGGAGGGATTGTAATGAACCTTGGTAGTTTCACCTTCCTGAAGATCAGAACTGTATTCCAGATACCATCTCATTGAAATCCTGAACAACTTAAGGCCACCAGTTTGACTCATACTTCTCCTTGAATCATAATACACCTGCAAAAAAAACTTAACTATTTACTGTCCTAATCATTTTTTGTATTAGCGTATTACCCTTTCATGTTTCATCCACTAAAAATGTCCAAATCTCAAAATTCCTGGAGCCATTACTTCTGATTCCTTGTTCTTACAACCAAAGTGAGTTGCCTCCTAGTTCCCCACATAATGCTGCACTGATTATTGAAGGTTCTTGGGCTCAAGAGGACTCGAAGGAGAAAAGCACATGCTGAGTAACTATGGCTGACTGATCTACTGTTAGTGGTGAGCAGTTGTTGAAAGTGGTTCAGAGTGTCAAGCACCTATTTGCTACATCTTATAACACACAACAGTTAACTCAGTGGATCAATCATAAATGAGTGTATTTTACTGGCAATAAGGGAAGACAGCATAGTCACTCCTTTATACACAGGTACTGCTACTGTGCCTCAGTTGAAGGTCAGTGCGCATTCTGTTTGCTTAATCATTATATTGGCATTCTTCCAGTAATGCAATTGCTGGTCTGCAGTTTGTCAAGGACTCAGGTTCCATTGGCATTGTGTTGCACGAACACTTTTAGCAAAACACTAAGCTGCaatacaggttccattttgttacaGACAAAAATGCCACTTTGCTACTGCAATAAAGTAAATTTCCACAAGTGGAGCAGGTACTTGAATGTGGTTAGCATGGATGTTCCTCAGTATTCTGTGGGGTTAATGAGGTGGATTGATGAGCATCAGGGGCTGTGTACAGTGGGGTTCTGTGTTATCTGCTGAAGAAAATCGGTCAGATTGGTCAGACAACGTTGGTTGCCTTTGATCAGATCCTGCTTTCCAAGAGATCATTAATCCTGTTGCGCAGAAAAGTTATCCATTAACTTCCTTACTACTGATATTGGGCTCCATAATTAAACTACTTTTCCCTGCTACCTTTCTTTAAATGCAGGACCACATCATCCCTTTTCCAGTCATCTGTTTTCTAACTTGTGGCTTGCAaagacttaaaaaaaaattccagccGGAATcaaagcaatctcttcccttgccctgTGTTTGCTTTTACTAACTTTTAATGTTCATATGCATAAAATGACTTTATAGTTTTCTCATGTGTTACACATTTGTGCTTTCCAATTTTCTTTCTGAATCTATTTACTACAGGGAAAATTTCCAGATCAGGACACAGCAGAAGATGGTTATCACGGTGCATCTCCAGTAAATGCCTTTCCACCACAGAATCCCTATGGTGAGGTGCTATTTACTCTCTGCCTCTGGAATATTTTTACAAACTTTACAAAAGAATGTTATCACAAATCTTTACTCATCCGTAcagaggccaaagggcctgtactgtcagTAATGTCCTTGCATTGTTCTCTTGCTTTCAGTATTTCGTAGTCCCtgacatacccctcccattcctcAAATGTAAAACTGTTTAAATTAAATGTGTTGATGTTGTGGTTTATTGAAATGTTCTTTAAAATGAAGTGTTTTTATACTTTTTATATGAAGTTCACATTTTGGTGGCTGTGCTAAGTTTGAAAGTGATGTATAATTTGGACCTTCTGTGCTCTGCACTCAGGCCTGTATGACATGCTGGGAAATGTATGGGAATGGACTGACTCAGAGTACATCCGAAAAGGCCAATCGGTAAAGGTTGGACCTCAGAAGATGTATGTTCTGCGTGGATCCTCGTGGATTGACAGTGTCGATGGATTGGTTAATCATAAAGCACGGGTCACGAGCAGGTAAAAGTCAACTGCCATAAAACAGTGCTCTGACTTTGATCTTTTGCACTCTGTTGCCCTGCCAGTGCTGGGTATGTGTGCAATTCTATGAACACTAAGCATCCTTTATCTTTTCTCAGTGTGATCACTGTTGGATGGTTTGAAAATCTTTTGAATTGTTCTTGTACTTTGAAACTCCCaggcttttttgtttttttttctttaactaATGGCAACTCAAAAGCTCTTTTCGCAGACATAAAGTAAAGCACATAGATGAAGCCAGATCTTGAACCTTGGTCAAATCCAGGGCTCAGCATGTGCTATGTGCTCCTGACCTTTAACTGATTTCCGGGGATTATTGCCCTTGAAAAGCTGGTGGGTCTTGTGAAGGTGCTTCTGTACAGAGCTGGAGGACCATTAAAGCACATTGACCATTGCTGGTGACAGCAGGAcaaggttgggggggggtggggggatcaaACCAGGTGACGATTTTCAGGCAAGGTATTGCCATGTGCCAGCTGCCTTTGTTCTTCCTGGCAGCAGAGGTTGTGGGTTGGGACTGTGTCTTTGAGGAAGTCAGTGCAGACAGCGGCTGCACTATGCTGATGGTGGACAGAGTGCAAGTGTAAGGAGAAAGAGAGCATCCTGAACAAGTGATTTTCTTCTGCATTTATTTGAAATATGCCCAGCTGAGAGAACAGATGCTGAGGTTTGGTTCATCTTGTGAAAAAGGTCAAATGTTGGCTGATGTAATACACCAGGAGAGACAACTGGCATTAAGTCTTGGATATTTGGTGGaatagtatctgcagtctctctgaAACGGGCTAAGATGCAGTCACTGCATAGACTGAAGGGCAGTTTGCTTTTAAACAGTAGCACATCTTCCCGACAGCATGTTTGTGAGATGGGTGATCAGGCTACACAAATCATTTCATCCAGTGCCAGCTCAGTATATGGTTGTTCTCTGTTATTCTTTGGACTTACCGTGTGCAGAACATTAAAATGGTAGCTATAAACTAATTTCCATCTTTGTTTTCAGAATGGGAAATACTGCAGACTCGGCTTCGGATAATCTCGGATTTCGATGTGCTAAAAGTCTGGCTCCATCTCATcataagcaaaaagaaaaaaataaaactgaaCTCTGACAGAATTGAAAAAGTGCAAAAGTAAtgtgtatttttgtgtatttgcaACAATCTAACCAAGACTGAAAGTGAAAGTTACAGATGTGGAACGTGATAATGCAGTTTTTTTGTATGTGATAAAATttggatatttaaaaaaaaatggaaagggAAATTAAATTTTACTTTGCAAAATATGGAAAAATTGTATTTCAGAAGATGTATTTATTCTTGGCTCTAAACTGAATTCGCTATTCTCGTGGACACATAATAAACTATCCTGTGAACAGCTCACATTACATACCATCACAGTgctgtacagcacaaaaacagactcGTGTGACCAACTTCACACTAACCATGATGCCTATTTATTTGCCTGCATTAAGCCTGTATCGCTCTAtccctttcctatccaagtacctgcTCAAATACCTTCTTAAACTTTGAAAATGGGCTTGCCTCTACATCTCCTCTGCCAACGTGTTCCAACCATTCATCACACTGTGTTGAAAAACCTCAAATCTCTTTAAAATTTCTCCCCTTTAACCTTGAACCTGTACCCTCTAATTGTGGATTATCCTTCTGTGCCCctaatgattttataaacctccataagatcacccctcaccAGTGAGAATAACCCGACTCATTACAGTGAGATTAGCCGGACTGTCCAGTGGCCCCCTGTAACTACAGCCCTGTATTCCAGGcaacttcctggtgaatctctcctGCATTTTTTCCTTAGCTGCCACATCCCTCCTGCAGTGCGGTGACAGGAActttacacagtactccaaatgcagtctaacCAGAGTCTAAGGCCGATGCAACACGATGTCCCAACGTGTACTCAGTGTTACAGTCAATGAATGCAAGCATGCCAAGTGCCTGTTTCTCTACCCTGTCCACCTGTGTCACCATTCTCAGGAAGCATCCCAAATACTTTCTATGTTCCTAAAATCCATGCCATTTACACCATGTGTTCTACCAGAGTTTAAAATCCAAAAGAGCATCACCTTGCATTTGCCTGCATTACATTACATCTGCCACTCTCCACCTCAGTTTACACCTGTTCTATGTACCTTTGCACAACCGTCCTCACTATCTACAAGTATAATAATTTTCAGGTTggctgcaaatttactaatcagaCCATCATCCTCACACATTCTGAACAACCAAGCCCAGCACTGAGCCCTGTAGTGAtatagaccataaggcataggagcagaattaggccatctggtcttTCGAGTCCACTCAGAcctccaatcatggctgatccttctttctcctcctcaaccccagttcccagccttctccccgtaacctttgatgccatgtccaatcaagaacctatcaatctgtcccttaaatacacccaacgacctggcctccacagctgcatttggcaataaatttcacaaattcaccaccctttggctaaagaagtttctctgtatctctgttttaaatgggcgcTCCTCTATccagaggctatgccctcttgtcctagactctcccacataagaaacatcctttccacatctactcagtctaggcctttcaacattcgaaagatttcaatgatAACCCCCCTCACCCTGCTggattctagtgagtacagactcacagctatcaaatgttccttgtatgataaccttttcattcttgtaatcatccttgtgaaccttctctggaccctctccaatgccagcacatcttttctaagatgaggggcccaaaactgctcacaatactcaaggtgaggcctcaccagtgcctcataaagcctcagcatcttgTATTCTCTTGtaagctcttgtattctagacctcttgaatgctatcatggcatttgccttcctcaccactgactcaacctgcaagttaaccttccgtgtgttctgcacaagatctccgaagtccctctgcatctcagattcctgggttttctccccgtttagaaaacagtctgcacgt of Hypanus sabinus isolate sHypSab1 chromosome 6, sHypSab1.hap1, whole genome shotgun sequence contains these proteins:
- the sumf2 gene encoding inactive C-alpha-formylglycine-generating enzyme 2 isoform X2, whose protein sequence is MGTNEADARDGEDPVREVAVRPFAISQHPVTNAEFREFIRSQKYKTEAETFGWSFVFEDFVSEELKSKVTQTIEAAPWWLPIERAFWRQPAGPGSGIKDKLEYPVVQVSWTDATVYCQWKGMRLPTEEEWEFAARGGLEGKIYPWGNKFQPNRTNLWQGKFPDQDTAEDGYHGASPVNAFPPQNPYGLYDMLGNVWEWTDSEYIRKGQSVKVGPQKMYVLRGSSWIDSVDGLVNHKARVTSRMGNTADSASDNLGFRCAKSLAPSHHKQKEKNKTEL
- the sumf2 gene encoding inactive C-alpha-formylglycine-generating enzyme 2 isoform X1, which translates into the protein MRGLGLLLLLLLWPPPGVAGTSADEDLVNLPGGRFRMGTNEADARDGEDPVREVAVRPFAISQHPVTNAEFREFIRSQKYKTEAETFGWSFVFEDFVSEELKSKVTQTIEAAPWWLPIERAFWRQPAGPGSGIKDKLEYPVVQVSWTDATVYCQWKGMRLPTEEEWEFAARGGLEGKIYPWGNKFQPNRTNLWQGKFPDQDTAEDGYHGASPVNAFPPQNPYGLYDMLGNVWEWTDSEYIRKGQSVKVGPQKMYVLRGSSWIDSVDGLVNHKARVTSRMGNTADSASDNLGFRCAKSLAPSHHKQKEKNKTEL